One genomic window of Streptomyces sp. WP-1 includes the following:
- a CDS encoding SMI1/KNR4 family protein, with product MTTGRLGLGAPPGRQGGQAVPPNAAYAGQVVHFPDPVRAARHPGGVRVDERGFPDFSPYARVAVEIAEPPEGFGVDELRLTDYVSANAALAAAGHEWWDTVPDVATPHGWTWHHVVGTRRLELVPVDVKALLRHHGGVATAPVDHGKRGTRPLQETRPAHFGLPKSGVAVTEAQVQGVEEDLGYRLPGAYRDFLKAAGGCAPVGTALVAELGLLLDQPFFTVRDEAAVNDLVYVNKCLRDHLTKDYLGVSFVQGGLLAVKVRGERLGSVWFCAYDDVRDVDPSLPPAERVERLLLPCGDDFDAFLSRLAGNPPELETVANLMVDGGFARVVPVSSGPVGE from the coding sequence ATGACGACAGGTCGGCTCGGGCTGGGGGCACCTCCCGGCCGCCAGGGGGGACAGGCCGTGCCGCCGAACGCGGCGTACGCGGGGCAGGTCGTGCATTTCCCGGATCCGGTGCGGGCGGCGCGTCATCCCGGTGGGGTGCGGGTCGACGAGCGGGGTTTTCCGGACTTCTCGCCGTATGCGCGGGTGGCGGTGGAGATCGCGGAGCCGCCGGAGGGTTTCGGCGTCGACGAGTTGCGGCTGACGGACTATGTGTCGGCGAACGCGGCGCTGGCGGCGGCGGGGCACGAGTGGTGGGACACGGTGCCGGATGTGGCGACGCCGCACGGCTGGACGTGGCATCACGTGGTGGGTACGCGGCGTCTGGAGTTGGTCCCGGTCGATGTGAAGGCGTTGCTGCGGCATCACGGTGGGGTGGCGACGGCTCCGGTGGATCACGGCAAGCGGGGCACGCGGCCGTTGCAGGAGACGCGGCCGGCGCATTTCGGTCTGCCGAAGTCGGGTGTGGCGGTGACCGAGGCGCAGGTGCAGGGCGTCGAGGAGGATCTGGGGTACCGGTTGCCGGGTGCCTATCGTGACTTCCTGAAGGCGGCGGGTGGTTGTGCTCCGGTGGGTACGGCGCTGGTGGCCGAGCTGGGGTTGCTGCTGGACCAGCCGTTCTTCACGGTGCGGGACGAGGCCGCGGTCAATGATCTGGTCTATGTGAACAAGTGTCTGCGCGACCACCTGACGAAGGACTATCTCGGGGTGTCGTTCGTGCAGGGCGGGTTGCTCGCGGTGAAGGTGCGGGGCGAGCGGCTGGGTTCGGTGTGGTTCTGCGCGTACGACGATGTGCGGGACGTGGATCCGTCGTTGCCGCCGGCGGAGCGGGTGGAGCGTCTGCTGCTGCCGTGCGGTGATGACTTCGACGCGTTCCTGTCCCGGCTGGCGGGTAATCCGCCGGAGTTGGAGACGGTGGCGAATCTGATGGTGGACGGCGGTTTCGCGCGTGTCGTCCCGGTGTCTTCCGGCCCGGTGGGGGAGTGA
- a CDS encoding YwqJ-related putative deaminase, translated as MNTLHTGGTDVRAGDPRIDWSGTEAPTAPTLRQRRDGILPTVAAALSVHGTTLTGTAARSEEPPTLHPLVQDFLDTLPSAQRDRFTGRCAETILISRHLAAADATRSKRASRRPMTNGEARKALKHAKLTARRIREDGDPLHGSFATPCRACSALTSHFGVRVVDPASND; from the coding sequence ATGAATACCTTGCACACCGGAGGTACCGACGTGCGCGCCGGCGACCCGCGCATCGACTGGAGCGGCACCGAAGCACCCACCGCACCCACCCTGCGACAACGCCGCGACGGCATCCTGCCCACCGTCGCCGCCGCCCTCTCCGTCCACGGCACCACCCTCACCGGCACCGCCGCCCGCAGCGAGGAACCCCCCACCCTGCACCCCCTCGTCCAGGACTTCCTGGACACCCTCCCCAGCGCCCAACGCGACCGCTTCACCGGCCGCTGCGCCGAGACCATCCTCATCTCCCGGCACCTCGCCGCCGCCGACGCCACCCGCAGCAAACGCGCCTCCCGCAGACCCATGACCAACGGCGAAGCCCGCAAAGCCCTCAAACACGCCAAACTCACCGCCCGCCGCATACGCGAGGACGGCGACCCCCTGCACGGCAGCTTCGCCACCCCCTGCCGCGCATGCAGCGCCCTCACCTCACACTTCGGCGTCCGCGTCGTCGACCCCGCCAGCAACGACTGA
- a CDS encoding SUKH-3 domain-containing protein, translated as MHADRTSTTRFSVPVDAALRAAGWQPGRWDIKQAEIWADTLREHTSPAGHRHTVFPAAVEAWAEFGGLHIAPGGSGRQIAPATLHLDPLHGRHLARTLGDLGRALGTELCPLGTETDTAAALAIDTEGRVYALDHTGDWYLGPDIDHALATLVTGTEPARLTAG; from the coding sequence ATGCACGCCGACCGCACCTCCACCACGCGCTTCTCCGTCCCCGTCGACGCCGCCCTGCGCGCCGCCGGCTGGCAACCCGGACGCTGGGACATAAAACAGGCCGAGATCTGGGCCGACACCCTGCGCGAACACACCTCACCCGCCGGACACCGGCACACCGTCTTCCCCGCCGCCGTCGAGGCCTGGGCCGAATTCGGCGGACTGCACATCGCCCCCGGCGGCAGCGGACGCCAGATCGCCCCCGCCACCCTCCACCTCGACCCCCTGCACGGCCGCCACCTCGCCCGCACCCTCGGCGACCTCGGCCGCGCCCTCGGCACCGAACTCTGCCCCCTCGGCACCGAGACCGACACCGCCGCCGCCCTCGCCATCGACACCGAAGGCCGCGTCTACGCCCTCGACCACACCGGCGACTGGTACCTCGGCCCCGACATCGACCACGCCCTGGCCACCCTCGTCACCGGAACAGAACCGGCACGGCTCACGGCCGGATGA
- a CDS encoding SUKH-4 family immunity protein: MVTYAQAQERAEEWINGDVPAYQHREVRVREFELGFVVWGEDRAEGPRSDAGAQRLVIARDSGEATLWPALPVGEVIRRYEEEYGRPDGPEEAAAAPAAARLDLNQTSFLLTPPEWLQEAADKMGIGERRQPAADSGASPGAGVAGPGVSQGTEVAGSGVSQGVGDAGSGASEGAGVPAGGDLARTQAGPPSAPAAPAAPAPAAPVASPAPADVPVGATPWAGTDTNGGAGEDDDRSVPLPATVFAPPLSGSDEDVPPPVSVPDAKTALMSGGSQLPRTAVAPALDLPDAPGGAPLPGGAPLPGGAPGAPMGSTPLPPPGAPAYGHPQGPGAPVPPGSTPPPAVSPQGYPQAPGGPDAPRAPGGPGVPAAGPGAAGRPLAPNAGDIADAATSKAAPPTKARGGVGAPPPPPGAPGVPGARPGSVPPPPAPGGYVPTRLVSAIDPEGLEGSKGQDGTAGGPGAPGAPEPPATPPGDVHHAATMLAGPGPMGPGAPQPPAAPGMPGAPGAQGAPGMPVPPGAPGAPGVPPVPGAPQPPGAPGMPGAPAAPGARGAVHQAETMLAAPPVGGPGVPPPPAMPGAPGVPPGVPGAPSPMPPARTAAPVPGQPGAYGYPQAGQPTVGPGYQAVLRYRAQDGSEQQLIRRSAPGTPHPEWQIFHELRSMNVPPDQVLELHTELESCELPGAYCARMIREQWPQARITSIAPYGTDHASRQQGMRQLLAHQGELHQVADGPARPAPVRAPLPPVQVAPPVPPEVAGQELAAAFGPGVFRFEQQAVSRQGVPPVVAHTLVVAGLPVDMGPFFWAQAQPGRPVPTLAELAAERGVRPAPDAGSYLVMGTDFGKALCVQYGTAHIVAVPVEAGPGGAPVPPQFVNTGLPEFVRALALLGRMWRLRYGLNQEQAGRWTVDFQAQLAALDPAALGSPESWWSVLLEQMWDGLL, encoded by the coding sequence ATGGTGACGTACGCGCAGGCGCAGGAGCGCGCCGAGGAGTGGATCAACGGCGATGTGCCCGCGTATCAGCACCGTGAGGTGCGGGTGCGGGAGTTCGAGCTGGGGTTCGTGGTGTGGGGCGAGGACCGGGCGGAGGGGCCGCGGTCGGACGCGGGTGCGCAGCGGCTGGTGATCGCCCGGGACAGTGGTGAGGCCACGTTGTGGCCGGCGTTGCCGGTGGGTGAGGTGATCCGCCGGTACGAGGAGGAGTACGGCCGTCCGGACGGGCCCGAAGAGGCGGCGGCGGCGCCCGCGGCGGCGCGGTTGGATCTGAATCAGACGTCGTTCCTGCTGACTCCTCCGGAGTGGTTGCAGGAGGCGGCGGACAAGATGGGGATCGGGGAGCGGCGGCAGCCGGCCGCGGATTCCGGTGCCTCGCCGGGGGCGGGGGTCGCGGGTCCGGGTGTGTCGCAGGGCACCGAGGTCGCGGGTTCGGGTGTGTCGCAGGGCGTCGGGGACGCGGGTTCGGGCGCGTCGGAGGGGGCGGGTGTTCCGGCCGGGGGCGACCTGGCGCGGACGCAGGCCGGGCCTCCGTCGGCTCCCGCCGCCCCCGCGGCCCCTGCCCCTGCCGCTCCCGTGGCTTCTCCCGCTCCCGCCGATGTGCCGGTGGGGGCGACCCCCTGGGCCGGTACGGACACGAACGGGGGTGCCGGTGAGGACGACGACCGTTCGGTGCCGTTGCCCGCGACGGTGTTCGCGCCGCCGCTGAGCGGTTCCGACGAGGACGTGCCGCCGCCGGTCTCGGTGCCGGACGCGAAGACGGCGCTGATGTCGGGCGGCAGCCAGTTGCCGCGCACGGCGGTCGCTCCGGCGCTGGATCTGCCGGACGCGCCGGGTGGTGCACCGCTTCCGGGTGGTGCGCCGCTTCCGGGTGGTGCGCCGGGCGCGCCGATGGGGAGTACGCCGCTCCCGCCGCCGGGTGCCCCGGCCTACGGTCATCCGCAGGGTCCCGGTGCGCCGGTGCCTCCGGGCAGCACGCCGCCGCCGGCCGTTTCGCCGCAGGGTTATCCGCAGGCACCGGGCGGCCCCGACGCGCCGCGGGCTCCGGGCGGTCCGGGTGTTCCGGCCGCCGGTCCCGGTGCGGCCGGGCGTCCGCTCGCGCCGAACGCCGGGGACATCGCGGACGCCGCGACGAGCAAGGCCGCGCCGCCGACGAAGGCGCGCGGCGGGGTGGGCGCGCCGCCTCCGCCGCCGGGCGCCCCGGGTGTGCCGGGCGCGCGTCCGGGGAGTGTGCCGCCGCCGCCCGCGCCGGGCGGGTACGTGCCGACGCGTCTGGTGTCCGCGATCGACCCGGAGGGCCTGGAGGGCTCAAAGGGGCAGGACGGTACGGCGGGCGGTCCCGGCGCGCCGGGTGCCCCCGAGCCGCCCGCGACGCCTCCGGGCGACGTACACCACGCGGCCACGATGCTGGCCGGTCCCGGCCCGATGGGACCCGGCGCCCCGCAGCCTCCGGCGGCCCCGGGGATGCCGGGCGCGCCTGGTGCGCAGGGCGCCCCCGGTATGCCGGTCCCGCCCGGCGCTCCGGGTGCCCCCGGTGTGCCCCCCGTCCCCGGTGCGCCGCAGCCTCCCGGCGCTCCCGGTATGCCCGGTGCCCCCGCGGCGCCGGGTGCGCGTGGTGCCGTACACCAGGCGGAGACCATGCTGGCGGCGCCTCCCGTGGGCGGTCCCGGTGTGCCCCCGCCGCCCGCGATGCCCGGTGCTCCCGGTGTGCCTCCGGGGGTGCCCGGTGCGCCGTCGCCGATGCCCCCGGCCCGGACGGCGGCCCCTGTGCCGGGGCAGCCGGGGGCGTACGGGTATCCGCAGGCCGGGCAGCCGACGGTGGGCCCGGGGTACCAGGCCGTGCTGCGGTACCGGGCGCAGGACGGTTCGGAGCAGCAGCTGATCCGGCGTTCGGCGCCGGGTACGCCGCATCCGGAGTGGCAGATCTTCCATGAGCTGCGCTCGATGAACGTGCCGCCGGACCAGGTGCTGGAGCTGCACACGGAGCTGGAGTCGTGCGAGCTGCCGGGTGCCTACTGCGCGCGGATGATCCGGGAGCAGTGGCCGCAGGCGCGGATCACGAGCATCGCGCCGTACGGCACGGACCACGCGAGCCGGCAGCAGGGGATGCGGCAGCTGCTCGCTCATCAGGGTGAGTTGCATCAGGTGGCGGACGGTCCCGCGCGGCCCGCGCCGGTGCGTGCGCCGTTGCCGCCGGTGCAGGTCGCACCGCCGGTGCCGCCGGAGGTCGCCGGGCAGGAGCTGGCGGCGGCGTTCGGGCCGGGGGTCTTCCGGTTCGAGCAGCAGGCGGTGTCCCGGCAGGGGGTGCCGCCGGTCGTGGCGCACACCCTGGTGGTGGCCGGGCTGCCGGTGGACATGGGCCCGTTCTTCTGGGCGCAGGCCCAGCCGGGCCGTCCGGTGCCGACGCTGGCGGAGCTGGCGGCCGAGCGCGGGGTGCGGCCCGCGCCGGACGCGGGGTCGTACCTGGTGATGGGCACGGACTTCGGCAAGGCGCTGTGTGTGCAGTACGGGACGGCGCACATCGTGGCCGTGCCGGTGGAGGCCGGTCCGGGTGGTGCGCCGGTGCCGCCGCAGTTCGTGAACACCGGGCTGCCGGAGTTCGTGCGCGCTCTGGCGCTGCTGGGCCGGATGTGGCGGCTGCGGTACGGGCTGAACCAGGAGCAGGCGGGCCGCTGGACCGTCGACTTCCAGGCGCAGCTGGCCGCGTTGGACCCGGCGGCGCTGGGTTCGCCGGAGAGCTGGTGGTCGGTGCTGCTGGAGCAGATGTGGGACGGGCTGCTGTAG
- a CDS encoding ribose-phosphate diphosphokinase, translating into MTGIKTTGEKKMMFFSGRAHPELAEEVAQQLGVGVVPTKAFDFANGEIYVRYQESARGADCFLIQSHTAPINKWIMEQLIMIDALKRASARSITVIVPFYGYARQDKKHRGREPISARLIADLMKTAGADRILTVDLHTDQIQGFFDGPVDHLFALPLLADYVGEQVDRNKLTVVSPDAGRVRVADRWCDRLGAPLAIVHKRRDKDVANQVTVHEVVGEVEGRVCVLVDDMIDTGGTICAAADALFAHGAEDVIVTATHGVLSGPAADRLKNSRVSEFVFTNTLPTPAELGREQDKITVLSIAPTIARAVREVFEDGSVTSLFDEQ; encoded by the coding sequence GTGACCGGGATCAAGACGACCGGCGAGAAGAAGATGATGTTCTTCTCCGGCCGCGCCCACCCCGAGCTTGCCGAGGAGGTCGCCCAGCAGCTGGGTGTCGGGGTCGTCCCGACGAAGGCCTTCGATTTCGCCAACGGTGAGATCTACGTTCGTTACCAGGAGTCGGCCCGTGGTGCGGACTGCTTCCTGATCCAGAGCCACACGGCTCCGATCAACAAGTGGATCATGGAGCAGTTGATCATGATCGACGCGTTGAAGCGCGCGTCGGCCCGCTCCATCACGGTGATCGTGCCGTTCTACGGTTACGCCCGTCAGGACAAGAAGCACCGGGGTCGTGAACCGATCTCGGCGCGTCTGATCGCGGATCTGATGAAGACGGCGGGTGCCGACCGGATTCTGACGGTGGATCTGCACACGGATCAGATCCAGGGCTTCTTCGACGGTCCGGTGGACCATCTCTTCGCGCTGCCGCTGCTGGCGGACTACGTGGGTGAGCAGGTGGACCGGAACAAGCTGACGGTGGTGTCGCCGGACGCGGGCCGGGTGCGGGTGGCGGACCGTTGGTGCGACCGGCTGGGCGCGCCGCTGGCGATCGTGCACAAGCGGCGTGACAAGGACGTGGCGAACCAGGTGACCGTCCACGAGGTCGTGGGTGAGGTCGAGGGTCGCGTGTGTGTGCTGGTGGACGACATGATCGACACCGGTGGCACGATCTGCGCGGCCGCGGACGCGTTGTTCGCGCACGGTGCGGAGGATGTCATCGTGACGGCGACGCACGGTGTGCTGTCGGGTCCGGCGGCGGACCGGCTGAAGAACTCCCGGGTGAGTGAGTTCGTGTTCACGAACACGCTGCCGACGCCGGCGGAGCTGGGCCGGGAGCAGGACAAGATCACGGTGCTGTCGATCGCTCCGACGATCGCGCGTGCGGTGCGTGAGGTGTTCGAGGATGGTTCGGTGACCAGCCTCTTCGACGAGCAGTGA
- a CDS encoding 50S ribosomal protein L25/general stress protein Ctc — protein sequence MSEVKIAAESRTEFGKGAARRIRRDNKVPGVLYGHGSDPVHLTLPGHELLLALRTPNVLISLDIDGKTNELAIPKSVVRDPLKGFLEHVDLLLVKRGEKVNVEIPVHTEGELAPGGNLLEHVLSALPVEAEATHIPESVTVSVAGLEAGASVHAKDIKLPSGVSLAVEDDAVVLQVLQAQAEETEGEEAAAEGDEAAEA from the coding sequence ATGTCCGAGGTGAAGATCGCCGCCGAGTCCCGCACCGAGTTCGGCAAGGGTGCGGCCCGCCGCATCCGCCGTGACAACAAGGTCCCGGGTGTTCTGTACGGCCACGGTTCCGACCCGGTGCACCTGACCCTGCCGGGTCACGAGCTGCTGCTGGCGCTGCGTACGCCGAACGTCCTGATCTCCCTGGACATCGACGGCAAGACCAACGAGCTGGCGATCCCGAAGTCGGTCGTGCGCGACCCGCTGAAGGGCTTCCTGGAGCACGTCGACCTGCTGCTGGTCAAGCGCGGCGAGAAGGTCAACGTCGAGATTCCGGTGCACACCGAGGGCGAGCTGGCCCCGGGTGGCAACCTGCTGGAGCACGTCCTGTCCGCGCTGCCGGTCGAGGCCGAGGCCACGCACATCCCGGAGTCGGTCACCGTCTCCGTGGCGGGCCTGGAGGCCGGTGCCTCCGTCCACGCCAAGGACATCAAGCTCCCCAGCGGTGTCTCGCTGGCCGTCGAGGACGACGCCGTCGTTCTCCAGGTCCTCCAGGCCCAGGCCGAGGAGACCGAGGGCGAAGAGGCCGCGGCCGAGGGCGACGAGGCTGCCGAGGCCTGA
- a CDS encoding sensor histidine kinase → MTMTGEEHTRGLTGPWWWPRRRSAVFDGALALASALECGAEGIGFARDAGIPVLAGVLFGLVAGSVLLVRRKWPVAVVLVAIAVTPAQMGFLLGIVGLYTLAAAEVPRRVIGALAGMSLAGTAVVTFVRVRQDMARGDLTLGDWFVPFAAVATALGLTAPPVLLGLYVGARRRLMESLRERADSLERELQLLAERAEERAEWARGEERTRIAREMHDVVAHRVSLMVVHAAALQAVARKDPEKAVRNAALVGDMGRQALTELREMLGVLRAGEGDQVAGRRPVGVPLAAVGEAAAAAAAAASRVVEEAGEGPCLSELEELVGQSAAAGMVVEFSVQGEARSYAAEVEQTAYRVVQEALTNVHKHAAGAKTHVRLAHRVSEIAMQVENEPPVEPGSASAAGLPSGGNGLLGMRERVLALGGVFVSGPTDAGGFRVSAVIPAV, encoded by the coding sequence ATGACCATGACGGGGGAAGAGCACACCAGGGGGCTGACCGGCCCATGGTGGTGGCCGCGCCGGCGCAGCGCGGTGTTCGACGGCGCGCTGGCGCTGGCGTCCGCGCTGGAGTGCGGCGCGGAGGGGATCGGTTTCGCCCGGGACGCGGGGATCCCGGTCCTCGCGGGTGTTCTGTTCGGCCTCGTGGCCGGATCCGTGCTGCTGGTGCGGCGCAAGTGGCCGGTCGCCGTCGTGCTGGTGGCGATCGCGGTGACCCCGGCGCAGATGGGTTTCCTGCTGGGCATCGTCGGCCTGTACACGCTGGCCGCCGCCGAGGTGCCGCGCCGGGTGATCGGTGCGCTGGCGGGGATGTCGCTGGCGGGCACGGCGGTGGTGACGTTCGTACGGGTGCGGCAGGACATGGCGCGGGGCGATCTGACGCTCGGTGACTGGTTCGTGCCGTTCGCCGCGGTGGCGACGGCGCTGGGGCTGACGGCTCCGCCGGTGCTGCTGGGGTTGTACGTGGGGGCGCGGCGGCGGTTGATGGAGAGTCTGCGGGAGCGGGCGGACAGTCTGGAGCGGGAGCTTCAGCTGCTCGCGGAGCGTGCCGAGGAGCGTGCCGAGTGGGCGCGGGGTGAGGAGCGGACGCGGATCGCGCGGGAGATGCACGACGTGGTGGCGCACCGGGTGAGTCTGATGGTGGTGCACGCGGCGGCGTTGCAGGCGGTGGCGCGGAAGGATCCGGAGAAGGCGGTGCGCAATGCGGCGCTGGTGGGGGACATGGGGCGGCAGGCGTTGACGGAGTTGCGGGAGATGCTCGGGGTGTTGCGGGCGGGGGAGGGGGATCAGGTCGCGGGCCGGCGTCCGGTGGGGGTGCCGTTGGCGGCGGTGGGTGAGGCGGCTGCCGCGGCTGCCGCCGCTGCTTCGCGGGTGGTCGAGGAGGCCGGTGAGGGGCCGTGTCTGTCGGAGCTGGAGGAGTTGGTGGGGCAGTCCGCGGCGGCGGGGATGGTGGTGGAGTTTTCGGTGCAGGGGGAGGCGCGGTCGTACGCGGCGGAGGTGGAGCAGACGGCGTACCGGGTGGTGCAGGAGGCGCTGACGAATGTGCACAAGCATGCGGCGGGGGCGAAGACGCATGTGCGGTTGGCGCATCGGGTGTCGGAGATCGCGATGCAGGTGGAGAACGAGCCGCCGGTGGAGCCGGGCTCGGCGTCGGCGGCGGGTCTGCCGTCGGGGGGCAATGGTCTGCTGGGGATGCGGGAGCGGGTGCTGGCGTTGGGCGGGGTGTTCGTGTCGGGTCCGACGGATGCGGGGGGTTTCCGGGTGTCGGCGGTGATTCCGGCGGTGTAG
- the glmU gene encoding bifunctional UDP-N-acetylglucosamine diphosphorylase/glucosamine-1-phosphate N-acetyltransferase GlmU — protein sequence MSAIRPAAVVVLAAGEGTRMKSATPKVLHQICGRSLVGHVLAAARELKPENLVVVVGHAREQVTAHLTETDPAVRTAVQEQQNGTGHAVRMGLEELGGDVTGTVVVVCGDTPLLTADTLRALAETHHADGNAVTVLTAEVPDATGYGRIVRDAASGAVTAIVEHKDASAEQRAILEINSGVFAFDGRLLADALTKVRKNNSQGEEYLTDVLGILREAGHRVGASVAGDHREIAGINNRVQLAEARRILNDRLLTLAMLDGVTVVDPATTWVDVTVTFERDAVVHPGTQLSGATHLGEGAEVGPNSRLKDTKVGAGARVDNTVADGAVVGAQASVGPYAYLRPGTRLGAKGKIGTYVETKNARIGEGTKVPHLSYVGDATIGEGTNIGAASVFVNYDGQDKHHTTIGSHCRTGSDNMFVAPVTVGDGAYTAAGSVITKDVPPGSLAVARGQQRNIEGWVARKRPGSAAARAAEDASRQGRNED from the coding sequence GTGAGTGCCATCCGCCCGGCAGCCGTCGTCGTTCTCGCAGCGGGTGAGGGCACCCGTATGAAGTCGGCCACACCCAAGGTGCTGCACCAGATCTGCGGCCGCTCCCTGGTGGGCCATGTGCTCGCCGCCGCCCGCGAGTTGAAGCCCGAGAACCTGGTCGTCGTCGTCGGCCACGCCCGTGAGCAGGTCACCGCGCATCTGACGGAGACCGACCCGGCCGTCCGCACCGCCGTGCAGGAGCAGCAGAACGGCACCGGACACGCCGTACGGATGGGCCTGGAGGAGCTGGGCGGCGATGTCACCGGCACCGTCGTCGTGGTCTGCGGCGACACCCCGCTGCTGACCGCCGACACCCTGCGCGCGCTCGCCGAGACCCATCACGCCGACGGCAACGCCGTGACCGTGCTGACCGCCGAGGTCCCGGACGCCACCGGGTACGGCCGGATCGTGCGGGACGCGGCCTCGGGCGCGGTGACCGCGATCGTGGAGCACAAGGACGCGAGCGCGGAGCAGCGGGCGATCCTGGAGATCAACAGCGGGGTGTTCGCGTTCGACGGGCGGCTGCTGGCGGACGCGTTGACGAAGGTGCGCAAGAACAACAGCCAGGGCGAGGAGTACCTGACCGATGTGCTGGGGATCCTGCGCGAGGCCGGGCACCGGGTCGGGGCGTCGGTTGCGGGTGATCACCGGGAGATCGCGGGGATCAACAACCGGGTGCAGCTGGCGGAGGCGCGCCGGATCCTGAACGACCGGCTGCTGACGCTGGCGATGCTGGACGGTGTGACCGTGGTGGATCCGGCGACCACGTGGGTGGACGTGACGGTGACGTTCGAGCGGGACGCGGTGGTGCATCCGGGTACGCAGCTGTCCGGTGCGACGCATCTCGGGGAGGGCGCGGAGGTCGGTCCCAACAGCCGGCTGAAGGACACCAAGGTGGGCGCGGGGGCGCGGGTGGACAACACGGTGGCGGACGGGGCCGTGGTGGGTGCGCAGGCGAGTGTGGGGCCGTACGCGTATCTGCGTCCGGGGACGCGGCTCGGTGCGAAGGGCAAGATCGGGACGTACGTCGAGACGAAGAACGCGCGGATCGGTGAGGGCACGAAGGTGCCGCATCTGTCGTACGTGGGGGATGCGACGATCGGTGAGGGCACGAACATCGGTGCGGCGAGTGTGTTCGTGAACTACGACGGGCAGGACAAGCATCACACGACGATCGGGTCGCATTGCCGTACGGGTTCGGACAACATGTTTGTGGCACCTGTCACGGTGGGGGACGGGGCGTACACCGCCGCCGGGTCCGTGATCACGAAGGATGTGCCGCCCGGTTCGCTGGCCGTGGCCCGTGGTCAGCAGCGGAATATCGAGGGTTGGGTGGCTCGGAAGCGGCCGGGGAGTGCGGCGGCGAGGGCTGCCGAGGACGCTTCCCGGCAGGGCAGGAACGAGGACTGA